In Drosophila nasuta strain 15112-1781.00 chromosome 2R, ASM2355853v1, whole genome shotgun sequence, a single genomic region encodes these proteins:
- the LOC132784005 gene encoding uncharacterized protein LOC132784005 gives MSSEKLCHSSQTPQQLIYSLYKDIALTELKAYILIEYSLLIRRVSGPGNFNTETNLVRNNYNTINEEALDTLINTMKKADRVLWRCDPKNHVQGVTYEELTRLLQGYVENEVDLNSDGSCSQSCPDYTNTTKMGCFEQKFCSQQPSCSGRIHDCRFIESDLSVCQSPESSNRRYDYIQYSDGPRFGEREKCWRDVNNVESWRRLFYKCSYCFCLCDEPGPRSDRYFNLRPVISDVWDNKVVTGVRFVKKNRIIHLQIQQGQLLPRGAINESTVEWKPIEDYKIDDFNVTEGVDYHAMSSENRRITLGDITHTYRTYVVTGVSFGVFFGRLSLKVSHGAYWFKKGELNQYKLALLLSIDKEFLTNSVARRLSFYEYAPEKLNIDNLDVPTRSTHSSEPLPNKKKYIEFVNTGLEKDAAQTTIPFLDMQDVASNPPVPLYGIGLYYRSSPGYGGFIAPRIISYDIADYVRLPSPEL, from the coding sequence ATGTCATCGGAAAAACTTTGTCATAGTTCCCAGACACCTCAACAACTTATCTACTCATTGTATAAGGATATCGCTCTGACAGAACTCAAGGCATACATTCTAATCGAGTACTCACTGCTGATTCGACGGGTGTCCGGCCCAGGCAATTTCAATACGGAAACGAATTTGGTtcgcaacaactacaacactATCAACGAAGAAGCTCTCGACACACTCATAAATACGATGAAAAAAGCTGATCGTGTTTTATGGCGTTGCGATCCCAAAAACCATGTTCAAGGCGTTACCTACGAAGAGCTAACTCGACTGCTTCAAGGATATGTGGAGAACGAGGTGGATCTCAATAGCGACGGGTCATGCAGTCAGAGCTGCCCCGATTACACTAACACAACTAAGATGGGATGCTTCGAGCAAAAGTTCTGTTCTCAACAACCTTCGTGCTCTGGTCGAATTCACGATTGTCGGTTCATAGAGTCAGACTTATCTGTATGTCAGTCACCGGAGAGCAGCAATCGTCGCTATGACTACATTCAATATAGTGACGGGCCTCGATTTGGAGAGCGCGAGAAATGTTGGCGTGACGTCAACAATGTGGAGAGCTGGAGGAGATTGTTTTACAAATGCAGCTACTGCTTCTGCCTATGTGATGAACCGGGTCCAAGGTCTGATCGATACTTCAATCTTCGACCAGTTATATCGGATGTGTGGGATAACAAAGTTGTGACTGGAGTGCGGTTTGTGAAGAAGAATCGCATAATCCACTTGCAAATACAACAGGGTCAACTCTTGCCCCGAGGTGCGATCAACGAATCAACTGTTGAGTGGAAGCCCATTGAAGACTACAAAATCGATGATTTCAATGTCACCGAGGGAGTCGACTACCATGCAATGAGTTCTGAAAACCGTCGCATAACTCTGGGTGATataacacatacatatagaacATATGTTGTAACTGGCGTGAGTTTCGGTGTCTTCTTTGGGAGATTGAGTCTCAAAGTATCTCATGGCGCGTATTGGTTTAAAAAGGGTGaactaaatcaatataaattagCATTATTGTTATCAATTGACAAAGAGTTTTTAACAAATTCGGTGGCTAGGCGCTTAAGTTTTTATGAATATGCACCCGAAAAACTAAACATCGATAATTTGGATGTACCAACACGATCAACACACAGTTCAGAGCCATTGCCAAACAAGAAGAAATATATCGAATTTGTTAACACGGGACTGGAAAAGGATGCGGCACAAACCACGATTCCATTTCTGGATATGCAGGATGTTGCTTCAAATCCGCCAGTTCCGTTGTACGGTATTGGCCTCTACTATAGAAGTAGTCCTGGTTACGGCGGCTTTATCGCTCCCAGAATTATCAGCTATGATATCGCAGATTATGTTCGGTTGCCGTCTCCTGAGCTATAA
- the LOC132787053 gene encoding 2,3-diketo-L-gulonate reductase, which yields MRRLLNMLERLRKVRVKPKLGSQLKSDRKEPNKNYKKDIKMTNDTKPLDNKVIWQNLQHVLRVCEGHEQPPIRGQVKLNMASDVDSLADVLDIQRFVSDVFAAMNVPLEAASEMADALIAADYMGERSMGIHRLPAIVNDLLNLRVDPRMRPKVLCEREALALVDGQNAPGPVVANFCMDLAMSKAREQTIGLVVSRCSNNIGMASWYACQALSQRLLGVCMSSGLPVLVASGGKEPLLGANSISCAAATGTQQQFVMNVGMPGYTIEQLELDYCNGYADQLPPHLALDCNGLATNNVADALQAQRLLPFAPEYKGFGLAAMVETLCGVMTGARYASQLVGRQGLFGTDQDVADLGQLYIAIDPMRFCVSFEERLSDFQQLLRDALPWDANQTPLIPGDKESLHMQMVDDQGGLILSPCTLYVLQELSERFNIKPLVVQKTE from the coding sequence ATGCGCAGATTACTCAATATGCTGGAAAGATTACGAAAAGTGCGCGTTAAGCCGAAGTTAGGTTCACAATTGAAATCGGATCGCAAGGAACCAAACAAGAACTATAAGAAAGATATTAAAATGACAAACGACACAAAACCGTTGGACAACAAGGTAATCTGGCAAAACCTACAGCATGTGCTTCGCGTGTGCGAGGGTCACGAGCAGCCCCCAATAAGAGGACAAGTGAAATTGAATATGGCATCCGATGTGGATTCCTTAGCCGATGTACTAGATATACAGCGATTTGTCAGCGACGTGTTCGCTGCGATGAATGTGCCACTTGAGGCCGCTAGCGAGATGGCAGACGCATTGATCGCCGCCGATTATATGGGAGAGCGAAGCATGGGAATTCATCGTCTGCCTGCGATTGTTAACGATCTGCTCAATTTGAGAGTCGATCCACGAATGAGACCGAAGGTGCTTTGTGAGCGCGAGGCGTTGGCCCTGGTGGATGGGCAAAATGCACCAGGACCTGTGGTTGCAAATTTCTGCATGGACTTGGCCATGTCCAAGGCAAGGGAACAGACCATTGGCCTTGTGGTGTCTCGATGCTCCAACAACATTGGCATGGCTTCATGGTACGCATGCCAGGCATTGTCGCAGCGTTTGCTCGGCGTCTGCATGTCGAGTGGGCTGCCCGTTTTGGTGGCCAGCGGAGGCAAAGAGCCGCTACTGGGCGCCAATTCGATATCCTGTGCAGCGGCAACAGGCACACAGCAACAGTTCGTCATGAATGTGGGCATGCCGGGCTACACGATTGAACAACTGGAGCTCGATTACTGCAATGGTTATGCGGATCAGTTGCCGCCGCATCTGGCCTTGGATTGCAATGGGCTGGCGACTAACAATGTGGCAGATGCTTTACAGGCTCAACGCTTGCTTCCATTTGCGCCCGAGTACAAGGGATTTGGTTTGGCCGCCATGGTTGAAACACTTTGCGGAGTGATGACAGGAGCACGCTATGCCTCACAGCTGGTGGGACGTCAGGGTTTGTTTGGGACGGATCAAGATGTGGCGGATCTGGGTCAGTTGTACATTGCCATTGATCCAATGCGCTTTTGCGTATCCTTTGAGGAGCGACTGAGCGATTtccagcagctgctgcgaGATGCTTTGCCCTGGGACGCCAATCAGACGCCATTGATTCCTGGTGACAAGGAGAGTCTGCATATGCAGATGGTTGACGATCAGGGTGGCTTGATTTTATCACCCTGCACTCTCTATGTCCTGCAAGAGTTGAGCGAGCGCTTCAACATAAAACCTCTTGTGGTTCAAAAGACCGAATAA